In the genome of Thermodesulfobacteriota bacterium, the window ACGCCGAGGTCTTGGAGAGCTGGATGGAAACGGCCGGCGTCGGCTCGCCGTCTCCGTCGTTGCTTCCGCCGCCTCCTCCTCCGCACCCGGCGAGAAGGAGGCATGCGGCCGCCACCGCGGCCAGAAGGCTGGATTTGCGCGCCATCGACCCATCCTTTCTCCGAAGACCTCCGCCAAAACCCCAGGGTTTCCCGGCAGGTTCCTCGGCTACCATGGCAGGACTTCTTGTCCTGCGCATGTTTCGGCAGGTCCGGCTCCGTTCTTGAGGGTCATGACGGAGAAAGATGGATGCGGATGTGCGCAAAGAGTGTATGTGATGGAACTGCTCTGCGTCTTGAAACACGAAAAACGATGTATCTCCCATACGCAGCGCACCCGGGTCGTGGGCATGGGGGAAGGGGGGCGCGGGGGTGTTCATCCCTTCCCTCGGTGTCCTCAGGGCTTCGGCGGGGGGGACGGCGGGAGGACGTCGTCCAGGAACCGGCCGACCTCTTCCAGGAGGCGCTTGCCGGCGAAGAGCTCCCCGTCGTTGTGGTCCGCCCGGGGGACGACCAGGAGGCGCTTGACCGAAACCGGGGCGGCGTCGAAGAGGACTCGGCTCTCCGAGAGGGGGACGATGCTGTCGCGCTCGCCGGCGGCCACGAACAGGGGGCACGCGAGCTGCGCGATACGGTCCAGGGAGGGGTAACGGTCCCGCAGGAGCCAGCCCACCGGCAGGAAGGGGTAGTGGAGCTTTCCCAGGGCCGCAAGCGACGTGAAGGGGGATCGGAGCACCAGGGCCGCGGGGGGGCGCGCCACGGCCTCGGCCAGGGCCACCGCCGAGCCCAGGGATTCCCCGAACAGCACCACCGGGGCGCCGGGAACCAGCGCCTCCAGGTGCCGGCGGGCGGCCCGGGCGTCCTCCAGGAGCCCCGTCTCG includes:
- a CDS encoding alpha/beta hydrolase — translated: ETGLLEDARAARRHLEALVPGAPVVLFGESLGSAVALAEAVARPPAALVLRSPFTSLAALGKLHYPFLPVGWLLRDRYPSLDRIAQLACPLFVAAGERDSIVPLSESRVLFDAAPVSVKRLLVVPRADHNDGELFAGKRLLEEVGRFLDDVLPPSPPPKP